CACGCGGGTGGCCTTCAGCTGGTCCCTGGTGGCGTTCGCTCTTACGGGAGTTCTGTACGCGCACCTCTACGTCCGCACCTTCGGTCCCGTGTTCTACCGGGTGGAGGCCCTGGCCACGCGGCCGTGGCTGTGCGGACTGCTCTTCGCACCCGTCCCGTGGTTGGTGACCCTGTTCGTGACCCTGCCGCTGGTGGGCGCAGGCTTTTTAGGAAGCGCCCTCGCCTCCGGCGGGTTTGCCTGGCTCGCACTCCTGGCCCACCTCCTGCACGGTCTCCTGCTGGGCGTCTGGTTCGACGCCACGGCCCGATCCGGTTAATCTGCCTCCAGGAGCTCCAGACTCAACCGCTCCACGCGGTCCGGGGTAAACCCGAATCGCTCCGCCACCACCGGATAGGGGGCAGAGGCCCCGAAACGGTCCACTCCTACGATCCGGCCCCGGCAGCCCACGTATCGTTCCCAGCCGAGGGGACTTGCCGCCTCCACCGCGATGCGGCGCTCCACGTGCGGAGGAAGCACGGCCTCCCGATACTCCCGGGGCTGAATGTCGAACAGTTCCCAGCACGGGAGGCTGACCACCCGGGCCCGGATGCCCCGGCGCACCAGGCGCTCATAGACCTCCACGCACAGCACCACCTCCGAGCCGCTGGCGAGGAGGATGAGTTCCGGAGGGCCCTGCCTGGAATCCGCGAGCACGTATCCGCCCCGGCGCAGGCCGCTTGCGGGCGCGTACCGGGTGCGGTCCAGGGTTGGGACCGGCTGGCGGGTGAGCACCAGGGCCACGGGACCCGCGGTGTACTCCAGGGCCACCCGCCAGGCCTCCGCGGTCTCGTTGGCGTCCGCGGGCCGGATCACGAGAAGGTGGGGGATGGCCCGCAGGGAAGGGAGGTGTTCGACGGGCTGATGGGTGGGGCCGTCCTCGCCCACGAAGATCGAGTCGTGGGTGAAGACGTAGATGACGGGAAGCCTGCTCAGGGCCGCAAGCCGGATCGAGGGCCGCATGTAGTCGCTGAACACGAGGAAGGTGGCGGCAAAAGGGCGCACCCCGCCGTGGGCCGCTAGTCCGTTCGCAATAGCCCCCATGGCGTGCTCCCGGACCCCGAAGTGCAGGTTGCGACCCCGGTAATCCACGGAGCCGCCGCTGCCGCCCTGCGGGTCCCCGATGCGGCGCGCGGGGCTCTGGAAATCCCCCAGACCCCGTAGGGTGGTGTTGGTAGAGGGGTTGAGGTCCGCGGACCCGCCCACCAGCCACGGAACGCGCGGCGCGATGGCGTTGAGGATCCGTCCGCTGGCCGCGCGGGTGGCCACCTGCTCCCCGGGCGGGAAAACAGGAATCTCCTCATCCCACCCTTCCGGGAGCTCGTGGCGATGCGCGTGGTCCCACAGAGCGGCGAGGTCCGGGTAGGCCTGCGCCCACGCTTCGAAGTTCCGCCGCCACTCCGCCTCCCACCGCCGTCCCCGTGCGAGGGCCTCCCGGAAACGTCGCAACGCCGCCTCCGGCACCGTGAAGGGCTCCTCGTAGGGCCAGCCCAGCCGCTCCTTGGTGGCCCGCACACCCTCCACCCCCAGGGGGGCCCCGTGCGCCTCATAGGATCCCTCCTTCGGGCTTCCGTAGCCGATCCGCGTGTGCACGATGATGAGGGAGGGTCGGTCCAGCTCCTCCCGCGCTGCACGGATAGATGCCTCCAGGGCTTCCAGATCGTTGCCGTCCGGGACATCCTGCACGTGCCATCCGTATGCCTCGAACCGCTTTGCCACGTCCTCCGTGAAGGAGTAGTCCGTGCTCTCGCTCAGGGTCACCCGGTTGCAGTCGTACAGGTAGATGAGCTTGCCCAGCCGCAGGTGCCCCGCGAGGCTCGCGGCCTCCGCGGCCACCCCCTCCATGAGATCGCCGTCCGAGACCACGGCGTACACGTAGTGGTCCACGATCTCATACCCAGGGCGGTTGAACACCGCGGCAAGGTGGCGCTCCGCGATGGCCATGCCCACTCCGTTCCCGAAGCCCTGTCCGAGCGGCCCCGTGGTTACCTCCACCCCGGGGGTCAGGTGACGCTCCGGATGTCCCGGGGTACGGCTTCCCCACTGCCGGAAGTTCCGGAGGTCCTCCAGGGAGAGATCGTAGCCCGTGAGGTACAGAAGGGCGTAGAGGAGCATGGAGGCATGGCCCGCGGAGAGCACGAACCGATCTCGGTCGGGCCAATCTGGGTTCTCGGGATTGTGCTTTAAGAACTTCGTCCACAGGACGTAGGCGGCAGGCGCGAACCCCAGCACCGCCCCGGGGTGTCCGGAGTTGGCCTGTTGGATGGCGTCGATGGCCAGCATCCGGATGGTGTTGATGCACAGCTCGTCCAGCGCCCGCTCCTCCATCTCCGCCTCCCGCTGGGTACTCACCCCTCCACGATAGCAGGAGCTCCTGGGATCGGGAACGAAAGCCGCACACGATGCCGGAGGCTTTGGAGCCTGATCTGGCCTGGGAAGCGACCACGGAAGCGGAGCTGCGGGCACGGTTCGGCCCACCCACCCCTGAGACGGTGGAGATCCTGAAGGACCGCCTAGACCGCCTCGCGCACCGCGCCCCCTCGGCCGCCCTGCACGGCGCCCGAATCCTCGTGGCGTACGCGGCGAGCGGAGCGCCCGCGTGTCGGGCGCTGGCCCAGCTCGCCCTGGCCAACGCCCTCCTGTGGACGGATCGGCTCCGGGAAGCTGCGTCGGCCTATGACGTGGCACGGGCGTGCGCGGAGGAGGCCGCAGACCCGGTGCTCGGGGCCCGATGCGGGATCGGGAAGATGGGAGCCCTCTTCCTCCAGGGACGTTCGGAGGAGGCCCTCGCCCTGGCGGACGCCATCGAGCCGGTGCTGGCCGGATCGGACCAACCGCTCCTCCTCGCGCGGGTCCTCAGCCAGCGGGCCACCCTGCTCAAGCACCGGGGAGACCTGGTAGGGGCCGTGGAGGCTTATACCCGGGCCATCGCCCTCCTGCGGGGCGTGGAGGGTGGAGCCCTGGACCTGACCATCGCCCTCCACAACCTTGCCCTCGGCCTCTTGCGCCTGGGCCGGGCAGAAGAGGCCCTCCACCGGCTGGAGGAGGCGCGGGAGGCTGCCCATCAAGCCCGCAGCACCCTGTGGGAGGCCCGGGTTGCGGCCGCGGAGGGGGAACTAGACACGTATCTGGGCCGGTATGCCCGGGCCATCGTCGCATTCGAGCAAGCCGCAGACCTGTACGAGGGGGCCGGCGTCGGGGCCACCGCGGCTATGTACCGGCTGCGGGCGATGGAAGGATGGCTGTACCTGGGCCGGTGGGAACGGGTGGAGCAGGAGGCCGGTCCGCTGGCGGAGGACCTTCACGTCCGGGGGTTTGCGGCGGAGGCCGCCCGGGTCCGCTACCTCCTAGCCCTAGCCCACCGGCAGGCAGGGCGATGGACGGAGGCGGAGGACCTGTTGCGCCAGGCGGCCTCCGCCTTTGCGGCCGCCCAGCGCACCCTGTGGAGGACGGCGG
The DNA window shown above is from Armatimonadota bacterium and carries:
- the tkt gene encoding transketolase; its protein translation is MEERALDELCINTIRMLAIDAIQQANSGHPGAVLGFAPAAYVLWTKFLKHNPENPDWPDRDRFVLSAGHASMLLYALLYLTGYDLSLEDLRNFRQWGSRTPGHPERHLTPGVEVTTGPLGQGFGNGVGMAIAERHLAAVFNRPGYEIVDHYVYAVVSDGDLMEGVAAEAASLAGHLRLGKLIYLYDCNRVTLSESTDYSFTEDVAKRFEAYGWHVQDVPDGNDLEALEASIRAAREELDRPSLIIVHTRIGYGSPKEGSYEAHGAPLGVEGVRATKERLGWPYEEPFTVPEAALRRFREALARGRRWEAEWRRNFEAWAQAYPDLAALWDHAHRHELPEGWDEEIPVFPPGEQVATRAASGRILNAIAPRVPWLVGGSADLNPSTNTTLRGLGDFQSPARRIGDPQGGSGGSVDYRGRNLHFGVREHAMGAIANGLAAHGGVRPFAATFLVFSDYMRPSIRLAALSRLPVIYVFTHDSIFVGEDGPTHQPVEHLPSLRAIPHLLVIRPADANETAEAWRVALEYTAGPVALVLTRQPVPTLDRTRYAPASGLRRGGYVLADSRQGPPELILLASGSEVVLCVEVYERLVRRGIRARVVSLPCWELFDIQPREYREAVLPPHVERRIAVEAASPLGWERYVGCRGRIVGVDRFGASAPYPVVAERFGFTPDRVERLSLELLEAD